From one Lycium ferocissimum isolate CSIRO_LF1 chromosome 5, AGI_CSIRO_Lferr_CH_V1, whole genome shotgun sequence genomic stretch:
- the LOC132057883 gene encoding uncharacterized protein LOC132057883, protein MNKEGPRINHLALADDTIIFSSGASASLQLIFNTLSTYEKASGQSINMNKSCFSLALNASSRSIRKVGRILNMRYDKLPMKYLGCPIYAGKKKIEFFSGMVTKVINKIRGCHLKFLSSGGKAILIRHVLQALNVHTWAVVHPPKGTIESIETYIARFF, encoded by the coding sequence ATGAATAAGGAAGGACCAAGAATTAATCACTTGGCCTTGgctgatgatactattatctttAGTAGTGGTGCTAGTGCCTCTCTACAGTTGATCTTTAACACTTTATCAACTTATGAAAAGGCATCTGGCCAGTCTATCAATATGAACAAAAGCTGTTTCTCCTTGGCCCTCAATGCTTCTTCAAGATCTATCAGAAAAGTGGGTAGAATCTTGAACATGAGGTATGATAAACTTCCCATGAAATACCTTGGGTGCCCTATTTATGCTGGAAagaagaaaattgaatttttttctggCATGGTTACAAAGGTGATCAACAAGATCAGAGGTTGTCACCTCAAATTCCTGAGTTCTGGGGGTAAAGCTATTCTCATTAGGCATGTCCTTCAGGCTCTAAATGTTCATACTTGGGCTGTTGTTCACCCTCCCAAAGGAACTATTGAATCCATTGAAACTTATATTGCTAGATTCTTCTAG